Genomic window (Egicoccus halophilus):
CGTCCCACGCCTCGCGGCAGTGGATGACCAGGGCCCGGTCGCGCTCGCGGGCGATCTGGATCTGTGCCCGGAAGCTGGCCTCCTGCTGCGCCGGCGTCGTGTACTCGCGGTAGTAGTCCATACCCGTCTCGCCCACCGCGACCACCCGCTCGTCCTGCGCGAGTCGGTCGATCACGTCGAGCACCGGTGGGGTGGCCTCCATCGCGTCGTTGGGGTGCACCCCGACGGCCGCCCACACGCCGTCGAACCGGGCCGCGGTGCGCACCGCCTGGGTGGACGACGCCATGTCGGTGCCCACGGTGATCATGGTGCGCACACCGGCCGCGCGGGCCCGTTCGACCTGCTCGGCGGGTGACAGGCCCTCGTGGTGGTCGAGGTGGCAATGGGTGTCGACGTACGGCACGAGAGGGCAGCCTCCGGCGAGGTCAGGACGACGCGGCGTGACCGGGCGGCCGGCGACTCCCCGGACGGCCGGCGGCGGGCACGCGCACGGCCCGCCATGGTGACGGGCCGTACGACGACGGTACCAGTCCGCTCCCGCGAACGACCGGGACGAGCGCCGACGGGACCGGCCGAACGGGCCGTCCGGACGGGGAACTCGCGGGGTTCACCGGATGACGTCGCCGTCCAGGATCCCGTCGCCACCCACCCGCGAGATCTCACCGTCGCCGGTGACGTGGTAGGCCGTCCCGGTGTTCGACATGCCCACGAGCACGCCGTCACCGAGTGCGCGCATCCACGGGTCGGGGATGCCCTCGGCCGCGAAGAACGCCGGCGGCAGCGGCACGACGACACTGCGGTCGACGAGCGACCGCACCGCACCGTCCTGGAGCACCCAGCGCGGCCCGTCGGCCGAGGAGCCGGCGAGGCCGCCGACCGCGCCCTGCCCGCCGGAGGCCAGGCTGTGGAACTCGGGCCGTCCCGACCGTGCCGCGGCGTCGTCGCCCTGGATCTCGATCGGGAGCGTGATCCACGAACTCGCCCCGTCACCGGTCACCGCGCGGATCTCGGTACGTCCCTCACCGAGGTCGACCCAGTCGACCGGCTCGGGCTCCATCCCGACGAGCTCGTCGAGCGAGAACGAGGCGTGGTCGTCGGCGGTGTCGCCCGTCCCCACCCCGGCCTCGGTCCAGCCGACGACGCGCAGCACCGGCGTGCCGGAGGTTCCGGTCTCCACCCAGGCCAGCTTGTCGCCCGACGGGTGCCACACCGGGCCGTAGGCGGCGACGGCGTCGCCGGCCTCGCCCCCGAAGCCGACCTGGTACTGCTGCGGCCAGTAGTCGACCGACAGCTCCCCGTCGACCAGGCGGTAGGTGCGCAGGTCCTGCATCCCCTCCGCGAGGTGCAGGGCGACGACGGTCAGCTCGTCGGGTGACGAGCCGGGCCGGACGGCGACCGACAGGAAGCTCGACTCGCCCTCGGCGGGCAGCGAGGTGAGCACCTGCTCGCCGTCGGGGCCGTGCAGCACCAGGTCGGTCACGCCGACCGTGACGAGCGGAGCCGGCAGGGCGGGCGCGGGTAGCGGGGACGGGGAAGGTGCCGCGTCGTCGGTCGCGGGTGCGGCGGCCGACGTTCGCGGATCGGACGTGTCGCCCGGCACCGGCTCGGTCGTCGTGGAGGTCGGCGGCGCGGGGTCCGGCTCGTCCGTCGTCGGCGCGGCGCCGGGTCGCGAACGGTCGAACAGTGCAGCGCGGCCACCGGTGCCGAGCTCGACCGGTGCGAGGAACTCGCCGTCGCCGTCGTGCGCGACCAGCCACGTCGCCGACCCGTTGCCGACCAGCGCCGCGTCCTGCTTGGCGTCGAGCCACGGCTCGCCATCGGTGCCGAGGCCGTCGGGCAGGGTCGTGGTCGTGTGACGGTCGCCGTCGGCGGACCAGGCGAGTTCCCAGGTGTCCCCGGAGCGGGCCAGGGTGTACTCCGCTGCGGCCAGCGTGCCGGGGACGGCGTGCGAGCTCGCGACGTCCGTGCCCGAGGGCAGCTCCCGGGTCTCGCCCGGCGCGAGGGTGCCGTCGCCCTGCACCTCGATGGTCTGGGCGACCAACCGCCCCTGAGCATCGCGCAACACCAGGACGCTCTCGTCCCCACGCACGCTGGTCGCCCCGACCCAGTCCAGCAGCTCGACATCGCGATCGAGCACGATCGGGCCGGCCTCCGGCCAGTCCCCCTCACCCTGCAGGTCCTCGGCGCTCGGCGTGTCCCACCAGCGCAGGACGGTGCCGTCGTCGCCGGTCGCAGGAGCGGTGACGATCGCGGCGTCCTGGTCGGGGGCCCACACCACACTGGTGAGGAAGGACGGTTCGTCCTCGGCGCCGGGCGCGAGCGCCGTGGCCACCGACGCTCCGCGGCGGACGCCCTCGGTCCCGCCGGCCGGGTCGCCGCCGTCGAGCAGCTCGACCCGCGAGGCGCCGTCGCCGACCCCGCCCCGGACCGCCAGCACGGCGTAGTCGTCGCGCGTCGAGCCGGGTCGCACCTCGAGCTCGCGAGCCGGCGCCTCGGTGGCGCCCATCGCCTCCAGCGCTTCCACGGGGATCGGATCCCCACTGCGCAGGTCACGCAGCTCCAGCTGCCCGTCGACGTCCACCACGTAGGTGTCGGGCACCGCACCGGCGACGGGCACCGGCGCCAGCGGGGGGATCTCGAGGTCGGGACCGGTGCCTCCCACCTGGTCGGCGACCAGGGGCACGACCAGGATCCCGGCGAGGGCGGCGGCGGCGCCTGCCAGCGACCAGGTCAACACCTGGTAGCGCCTGCGGGCGACCACGCGCCGGTCGACCTCACGCCAGAGCGCGGGCGTCGGTTCGACGTCCAGGGCGCGGGTCTGCAGGCTCTCGCGGATCAACTCTTCGACGCGATCCATCAGCTGACACCTCCCTCGGTCGACGCGGCCAGTCCGGATGCGGACAACAGCTCCTGCATCCGTGCCAGGCCGCGCGAGACCTGGGACTTCACCGTGCCGACCGAGCAGCCGAGGATCTCGGCGGTCTCGGCCTCGGTGAGGTCCTCGTAGTAGCGCAGCACGACCGCCTGCCGCTGCCGGTCGGGCAGCCGCTGGATCGCCTGCCACACCACGTCGTGGTCCGCGGCGACGTCGTCCACGAGCCGCACGCCCCGGTCGTCGCCCGAGCGCTTGGCCGCCTCGCGGCGCTCGAGGTAGCGCCGCCGCAACTTCGAGTTGGCCTCGTTGGCCACCGCCCGTCGCAGGTAGGCACCGACATCGCGGACCTCGCCCTTCTGCCAGCGGACGTACACCTTGGTGAAGGCATCGGCGACGATGTCCTCCGCCTGGTGGGGATCGCTGGTCAGCAGGTAGGCGAGCCGGACGGCCTGTCGGTGATGGGCGTTGAAGACCGCCGCGAACGAGTCGCGTTCGGTCGCGGTGCGCACCATCGCGAGCACGTCGCCTCCCCTTCCCCCACGCCGGCCGTGGCTCGTGGACCTGGTCGTACGGTGCTCGCCGCGACCTGTCGTCGAGGGCCGGCACCGGCTCCACCCGCACTCGACGCCGAACTGCCGCGGGAGGTTGCATCGGATCGGCGACCCCATCGCCGTCCGGTACCACCACCGTACGGCCCGGGACTTCAGTCGGCGTTCAGCCAGGGCGATTCGGCGGCCCATCCGTCACCCGACCCGTCGTGGGCGCGCGGGCCGCGCGGCGCGGGCCGACGCGGATGGGCGAGGTCGACACGGCGGCAGGTGACCGACCGGGTCAGGACCCGGCGTCGACGACGGCCTGGTAGACGACCTTCTTCGGCACCCCCGCCGAGGTGGCCACCTCGGCGATGGCGGCCTTCTTGGCCATGCCCGTGGCCAGCAGCGCCTGCACCCGGGCGACCAGGGCGTCCTCGCCGACCGGCTCGGGCACCGACGCCGGCGCCCCGGCGACGACCAGCGTCACCTCTCCACGCACCCCGTCGTCGGCGACCCGCTCGGCGAGCACTCCCAGCGGGGCGCGAACGACCTGCTCGTGCAACTTGGTCAGCTCGCGGGTCAGCGCGGCGGGACGCTGCGGACCGAGCGCACCGGCGAGGTCGGCGAGGTCGGCGGCCGCCCGGTGGGGGGAGACGAACAGCACCATCGTGCGCGGCTCACCCGTCAACTCGGCGAGGCGACCCCGCCGGGCCGCTCCCTTGCGGGGCAGGAAGCCCTCGAAGGCGACCCGATCGGTGGGCAGGGCGGCCAGGACCAGCGCGGCGAGGGCCGCGGAAGGACCGGGGACCACCTCGATGGCCAGCTCCGCCTCGGCACACGCGGCCAGCAGCCGGTAGCCGGGGTCGGACACCGTCGGGGTGCCCGCGTCGGACACCAGGGCGATGCGCGCGCCGGCCCGCAACTGCTCGAGCACGTCACCGATCCGCTCGCGCTCGTTGTGCTCGTGCAGCGAGCGCTGCGGCGCGCCGCTGCCGACGTGCTGCAGCAGGCGGCCGGTGCGGCGGGTGTCCTCGGCGAGCACCAGGTCGGCGGAGCACAGCGCCTCGGCCGCCCGCGGCGAGAGGTCGCCGAGGTTGCCGATCGGGGTCGCCACGACCACGAGCGTGCCACTCACGCCAGACCTCCGCCGCCGCCCACGCGCGTCGCGGCCGGCCCGAGGAGCGTAGGCGGCACGACCCCGACCCCCTCGCCTACCCTGCCGACGATGCGACGTGTGCGACCGCCCTGGCTGGTCCCGACGGCGGTCCTGCTGGCCGGCACCGTCCTGCTGCTCGTCGGACTCGGGCAGCCGGCCACGATCGTCTTCGACGAGGTCTACTACGTCACCGACGCCCGGTCGATGCTCGCGACCGGCGTGGAACACGGCTTCGCGGTCCATCCACCGCTGGGCAAGTGGGCGATCGCCGCCGGGATGGCGGTGGCCGGCGACCACCCGGCCGGCTGGCGGGTCGCCGGCGCTCTGGCAGGGGCGGCGACCGCCGCGCTGGTGGCACTGGTCGTGCGGCGGCTGACCGGCCGGGACGCGCTCGGCGGGGTCGCCGGTCTGCTCGTGCTGCTCGACGGCGTGCTGCTGGTCCAGGCCCGCACGGCCATGCTCGACGTCCATCTCGTGCTGTTGGTCGTGCTCGGGACCTGGCTCCTGCTCGTCGACCGCGACCGCGCCGACGCCCGCAGCGGCGGGCCCAGCGACGCTCCCACCGACGGCGACGCTCCCACCGACGGCGACGCTCCCACCGACGGCGACGCTCCCCCCGACCGTGCGGGACCACGGTGGTGGCTGGTGGCCGCCGGTGCGGCGTTCGGCGCCGCGGTCGCGGTCAAGTGGTCCGGAGCGCTGGCCCTGCTCGCCGCCGGGGTGCTGCTCGCCATCTGGGAGCACGCCCGCGCGCGCCGCCGGGGCCGGGTGCGGGGCGCGGCCGCACGCCGGTCGCTGGCCACCGTGACGGTCTTCCTCGGCCTGGTGCCGCTGCTGGTGTACGCGCTGTCCTGGACTCCGTGGCTGGTGGGATTCGAACGCACCCCGGCCGCGGCCGAGGCGCGGGCGGCCGGCGACATCACGCTCGCGGACCGCCTGTCGGGGCTCGTGGACCACCACCGGCAGGTCGCCGACTTCCACCTGCACCTCGACGCCGATCATCCCTACCGGGCCACCGCCGCGACCTGGCCGCTGCAACAGCGACCCGTCGTCTACCACTACGAGGCCTGCGGTCCCGACGGGCGCGACGGCGACGGCGAGCGCTGCACCGGCCCACCGGGCCGGACCTCGGAGGTGATCGCGCTGGGCAACCTGGCGTTGTGGTGGGGGTTCCTGCCGGCGCTGCCGCTGCTGGTGGTCGCCGCGATCCGCCACGACCGGCGGGCGAGTGTCCCCGCGGCGTTCCTCGCGGCGCAGTACCTGCCGTGGCTGGTCGTGGCGCGACCGGTGTTCGCCTTCTACGCCGCGCCGCTGGTGCCCTACCTGGCGATCGGCATCGCCCTGGTCGCCGACCGGCTCGACCGGCCCGCACCCGACGGCCCGCCGCGTGGTGGTCGGACGGGATCGGTGCTGCTCGCCGTCGTGATGCTGGCGGCCGCCGCCCTGTTCGTCTACTTCGCCCCCGTCTGGTACGGCATCCCGCTGCCCGACGACGCCATCCGGGCCCGTTGGTGGTTCGACGGCTGGGTGTGAGGGCCGGCGGCCGACCGTCGCGTGGCTGCAGCGGAGCGGCAGCAGGGCCGGATCCCGGCGCTCGACGACGGGAGCGCGTAGGCTCCCGCCCGTGAAGCGCACCCTGCTCTCCGGCACGCGCCTCGTGGCCGACACGGTCCTGGGCCATCTCTTGCTGGTCGCCGGCCTGGTGATGCTGGCGACTCCGGGGCCGGGACTGGTCACCGTCGTCGCCGGACTGGCGGTACTCGGGCGACACTACCGCTGGGCGTCACGCCTGCGAACGATCGTGCTTCGCCGCATCCGGGACGCCGGGACGGCGGTGCGGGCGCGGATGGGGCGTCGCCGGGCGGACGGACACGTGGTGCCCGTCGAGGAACCCCACGTGGACCGCGACGCGGCCTGACGCGCGGTGGGGTCCGACGCGTTCCCTGAGCCCGGGCGTTCGTCCCGGCACCGCCCGGTTTTCGGTCCGGCCCGGACGGACTAGTCTCCCAGCGTCCGCAACGCGGGAGACGGACCACGACCGGCTCGGACGACGATCGACGGACGCCGACCGGCCCGGCGCTGCCGAGCCGGTCGCCGTCCGTGCTGGAGACGGCGGCCGACCAGCGCGCCTCCACGCGCGCCGTCGCACTCGCCGCCACGGTCGCGCTCGTCGCGCACCTGGCCGCCTGGCTCCGGCTCGAGTCCGGCGCCACGACGAGCCTGTTGGCCGTCCCCGTCGTCTACACGCTCGCGGTCGTCGCCGCCCTGCTGCTCGCCCACCTGCTCGCCGGTCGCGCCCGCATCGTCGCCAACGACGCCCACCGGTGGCTCTCGGCCGGCTTCCTGGTGACCGGCGGGCTCGTGCTCGCCCAGGGCATCGCGGTCGCTGCGGCCGTCCGGGGTCCCGTGGTGACCCCGATCGACGGGGCCGTCGGCCTCTACCTGCTCTCCCAGGCGGCGATGCCCGTCTTCGTCGCCGGCGCCCTGGTCGTCCCCCGACGTGCACGTTGGCGGTGGGGCGTCGCGGCCGGCTTCGCCCTCGCGCTCGTGGTCGCCGTCCGTGCGCCCGCACCGCTGGACCTGCCGCGCCTGGTCGACCCGGCAGGATCGGTCACCCCGCTGGTGCCGGGGCTGCTGGCCGGGCTGTTGCTGGCACAGGTCGCTGCCCTGGCCGGCTGGCTGTGGCGGACGGGCGCCCGCGCGAGCCGGACCGAACTGTGGATCGGCGTGGGGCTGCTGTTGATGGTCCTCGACCTGGCCGTGGCGATGGGCAGCAGCCGACTGCCCGAGGCCGCGTGGTGGTCGTGGGCGGTGTTGCGCATCGCCCAGTTCGCGGTCCCGGCCGTCGGTCTGCTGGCCGACGACCGGCGCCTGTTGCGACTGCTGCATCACCACGAGGGCCGCCTCGAGGAGCAGTTCGGGGAGGAGTTGCGCCCGACCGCCCCGTCGGCGGCGGCCGTACCGTCGCTCGGTCGTGACCGTCTCGTCGACATCCTCGGCGCGCAGCGGTTCTCCCCCGTCTTCCAGCCGATCTGGTCGCTGACGACCGGTGAGGTCGTCGCGCTCGAGGCGCTCGTCCGGTTCGACTTCGATCCCGCGGCACCGCCCGACCGGGTCCTGGCCGGCGCCGGGCGACTCGGCCTGCGCGTCGAGTTGGAACTGTCGGTCACCGCGCGTGCCCTGGCCACGGCCGCCGGGCTCGCCGCACCGATCGAGGTGTCGGTCAACGTCTCCCCCGACACGGTGGTCGACGACCGGTTCGCCGCCCTGGTCGAGGACCATCCGCGGCTCATCGTCGAGGTGACCGAGCACGACGTGGTCGAGGACTACGGCCGGCTGCGCGAAGCGCTGGAGGGGCTGCGGGCCGGCGGGTGCCGTATCGCGATCGACGATGCAGGGGCGGGGTTCTCGACCCTGCGTCACATCGTGCGGCTGGAACCGGACCTGATCAAGCTCGACCGGAGCCTGACCCGGGACGTCGACGCCGACCCGATGCGTCGCGCGCTGGCGCGCTGCCTGGTCGACTTCGCCGACGAGACCGGCACGGTGCTCGTCGCCGAGGGGGTGGAGCGCATCGACGAGCTGCTGGCCTTGCAGGAACTGGGCGCCCACGCCGTCCAGGGCTACCTGCTCGGCCGGCCGGTGCCGCTGTCCGACGCCGCTCCCGCCGGTGACACGCTCCCGGCCGCCGTGCGGGCGGCCCTGCATCCGCATCCGGTCGGTCGGAGCTGATCCGGAGGTCGTCCGTCCGACCGTACGCGCCGGTGACGAGCGGACCCGCGGCACGGAAGAGTGTCCCTGGACGGACGTCGCTGCTGCCCGCTCTCCGGTGCGTCGTCCCGCGCCTCCCCCCCGCACCGCACCCTGCACGAGGAGTCCGTCGCATGAGCGATGCCCGCCGCCCCGAAGGTCGCGAGCACGAACCGGCGCCGCCGGAACAGGACCTTCCGCAGCAGGAGCTCGAGCGCAGCGAACGCGACGCCGGGGGCGACGCTCCCGCCGCCGGCACGACCGAGGAACGCGAGGCGGTCGCCGAGGACGCCGACGAGCTGTTCGGCGGGGACGGGGACTGACGATGCCAGCCGCCGAACCCACCGGGATCGGGCCGGACCGGGCCCTGGTCGAGACGCTGGCCGACGGCCGCGCCGTGCTGCTCGTCGGCCCCGGACGTACGCCGTTGCACCTGGGCGCCGACGAGCTCCCCGACGACGCCGTCGAGGGCACCTGGGTCGTGCTCGACACCCAGTGCGTTCCCCCGCTGGTCCTCTCCGTCGACCGCGAGCTGACCGACGCCGGACCGTCGACCGCGACCTGACCACGCCCGTGCGGGCGCCCTCGCACGGACCACGGCCGTGCGCGCCGTCGCACGGAGCGGGCACGTCGCTACTCAGTCGGTCAGCCGACGGCGTCGGGCGAGCTCGGCCCCGAGCGTGGCCAGTCCCAGCAGCGCGACCGCGAGGGCCGGGGCGGTGACCGGCGTGGCCGGCGCGGTGGCGAACACGAACCGCAGGTCCCCGTCCTCGTCCCCGTCGGCCGCCAGCAACGACGCCTCGTCCGCCCGCTCGTCGAGGGCGTCGAGCACGGCGAGGTCGCGCTGGGCCTCGACGTTGTCGTCGTCGAGCTGGTCGACCAGCTGCGCGAGCCCCTCGTCGGCCACCTGTTCGAGGCCGTCCACCAGCGCGTCGGCGCCGTCGGCGAGCTCACCGATCCCGGCCAGGGCCTGGTCGAAACCGTCGGTGAGCTCCTCGAGCTCGTCGAAGCCGAGGTCGTCGAGGAACGCGTCGGCGTCGAGGTCGACGGCGTCGAGCAGCCCTGCGCCGTCGGGCAGCTCCACGGCCTCGAGCAGCTCGGCCGGGTCGGGCGCCGCCTCGTCCAGCAGGCCCTCCAGGTCGAGGTCGAGATCCTCGAGCAGCGCGTCGAGGTCCGGCAGGGCGAGCGCGTCGAGCGCCGCGAGGTCGTCGAGGTCGAGCGTGTCGAGCAGGGCCTCGAGGTCCGGCGTGGGCAGTCCCCCGAGCAGCGCGGCGAGGTCGAGGTCGAGGTCGAGCCGGTCGAGCAGGTCGGCCAGGCCCAACTCGGCCAGGCCCAGCTCGGCCGGGCCCAGCGCGCTCAGGCCCAGGTCGCCCACCTGCACGCCCGCGAGCGCGTCGGCGAGGGCGGTCTCCACGCGCGCCGCCACCGGAGCGAGGTCCACGGTCCGGCCGCGTAGCGCCGCCAGCAGCAGGTCCTCGAGCGGCGCGCGTCCGTCGACCTGCTCGGCGAACGCGGCCAACTCCTCGGCCAGGACGGCCACTCCGGCGCGGAGCTCGGACAGGCCGGCGCGGAGCTCGTCGGGGTCGGGCAGGGCCGGCAGGGCCGCCGGGTCGGCGAGTCGTTCGGACAGCCCGCCGGTGCGCTCGGCCACCTCGCCGACGACTCGCGCGGCCTTCACCAGGTGGACGGCGACCGCGTCGGCGACCTGCTCACGCACCTCCTCGGCGTCGTCGAGGGAGACCAGTGCGCGCTCGATCGCGGCGACGACCCCGTCGAGCCCGTCGGCGTGCTCCTCCGGCAGGTGCTCGCGGGCGGCACGCGCGGTGGCCAGCGCATGGTCGAGGTGTCCACGAGCGGCGTCCAACGCGTCGGTCAGCAGCTGCCACGGCAGGTCGGGGTCGGCCAGCTCCCCCGCGAGTTCGTGCAGCGCGGTGGCGAGTTCTCCGGCGAGGGCCGCGAGGGCCGCACGGTCGACGACCGGTGCGTGCGCGGGCGGCGGTTCGAGCGCGTCGACGTGCGCCACGAGGGAGTCGACGACGGCCAGCAACCCGGTGAGCTCGGTCACCAGCCGGTCGACGTCGAGCTCGACGTCGGGCAGGTCGACGTCGAGCTCGTCGAGCAGCAACGTCGCCAACGTGGCCAGATCGAACGCGAGGTCGTCGACCTCCAGGAGCTGGCGCAGCAACAGGACGAGGTCCAGATCGTCGAAGAGGGTCGCGAGCGGCACCTCGCCGACCTCGTCGAGCAGGCCCTGCGCCAGCGCGGCGAGGTCGACGTCCTCGAGCGCCCCGTCCAGAGCGTCGCCGGCCACCCCGGCCAGCAGGGCCTCGAGGTCCGCCGCGTCGAGTCGGCCGACGACGTCCGCGAGGACGTCGTCGAGCAGGGTCGCCGGGTCGGGCAGGTCCGCACCGAGGTCGGGGTCGCCGAGCAGGTCCTGCAGGTCGAGCCCGGCGAGCAACGCGTCGGTGTCGAAGGCGTCGTCGAACAGCGTCTCGAGATCCACCGCGTCGTCGAGCAGTGCCTGCGGGTCGATCTCGTCGGCGAGGCCGGCCAGCGCCTGGTCGATCGCCGCCTGCGGGGCGAGGTCGTCGAACCCGTCCGCCGCCTGGGCGAACTCCTCGGCCAGCGTGTCGAGACCTCCGGCGAACTCCTGCGCGCCACCGGCGATGCCGGTCACGGCGTCCACGAGCGCCGACGCGAGCACGGCCGCGACGGCGTCGAGGGTCGCCCGCTCGGTGAGCAGCGCTCCGGCCGCGTCGAGGACGGCCGCCTCGGCCGACGACACCGGCGTGGCCTCGACCGCGAGCACCGGCGGCGGACCCCCGTCGAGTTCGGCGTCGACACGCAGGTCGGCGCGCTGCGTCCCGAACGGCGGGAACAGCGACGCACTCCACGTCACCTCGGTGCCGCCGCCGAGCGCCGCGCTGCGCCGCGCACCCGACGCGTGCACCCGGGTCCAGGCCGGATCGAGGGTGACCGACACCTCGGCGTGCAGCGGGACGACCACGTCCAGCGTCTCGCGCTGCTCACCGT
Coding sequences:
- a CDS encoding TatD family hydrolase: MPYVDTHCHLDHHEGLSPAEQVERARAAGVRTMITVGTDMASSTQAVRTAARFDGVWAAVGVHPNDAMEATPPVLDVIDRLAQDERVVAVGETGMDYYREYTTPAQQEASFRAQIQIARERDRALVIHCREAWDDCLDVLEDEGAPERVVMHCFSGDLAVTKRCADRGWFLSFAGNLTFRNAQELRDAAAAAPLELLLTETDSPFLTPHPHRGKPNDPSYVPYTLRTLAEVQLRPVDEVEAAVERNAVRAFALPVDAGEHPR
- a CDS encoding SigE family RNA polymerase sigma factor, producing the protein MVRTATERDSFAAVFNAHHRQAVRLAYLLTSDPHQAEDIVADAFTKVYVRWQKGEVRDVGAYLRRAVANEANSKLRRRYLERREAAKRSGDDRGVRLVDDVAADHDVVWQAIQRLPDRQRQAVVLRYYEDLTEAETAEILGCSVGTVKSQVSRGLARMQELLSASGLAASTEGGVS
- the rsmI gene encoding 16S rRNA (cytidine(1402)-2'-O)-methyltransferase, with the protein product MSGTLVVVATPIGNLGDLSPRAAEALCSADLVLAEDTRRTGRLLQHVGSGAPQRSLHEHNERERIGDVLEQLRAGARIALVSDAGTPTVSDPGYRLLAACAEAELAIEVVPGPSAALAALVLAALPTDRVAFEGFLPRKGAARRGRLAELTGEPRTMVLFVSPHRAAADLADLAGALGPQRPAALTRELTKLHEQVVRAPLGVLAERVADDGVRGEVTLVVAGAPASVPEPVGEDALVARVQALLATGMAKKAAIAEVATSAGVPKKVVYQAVVDAGS
- a CDS encoding phospholipid carrier-dependent glycosyltransferase, whose product is MRPPWLVPTAVLLAGTVLLLVGLGQPATIVFDEVYYVTDARSMLATGVEHGFAVHPPLGKWAIAAGMAVAGDHPAGWRVAGALAGAATAALVALVVRRLTGRDALGGVAGLLVLLDGVLLVQARTAMLDVHLVLLVVLGTWLLLVDRDRADARSGGPSDAPTDGDAPTDGDAPTDGDAPPDRAGPRWWLVAAGAAFGAAVAVKWSGALALLAAGVLLAIWEHARARRRGRVRGAAARRSLATVTVFLGLVPLLVYALSWTPWLVGFERTPAAAEARAAGDITLADRLSGLVDHHRQVADFHLHLDADHPYRATAATWPLQQRPVVYHYEACGPDGRDGDGERCTGPPGRTSEVIALGNLALWWGFLPALPLLVVAAIRHDRRASVPAAFLAAQYLPWLVVARPVFAFYAAPLVPYLAIGIALVADRLDRPAPDGPPRGGRTGSVLLAVVMLAAAALFVYFAPVWYGIPLPDDAIRARWWFDGWV
- a CDS encoding PGPGW domain-containing protein, with the protein product MKRTLLSGTRLVADTVLGHLLLVAGLVMLATPGPGLVTVVAGLAVLGRHYRWASRLRTIVLRRIRDAGTAVRARMGRRRADGHVVPVEEPHVDRDAA
- a CDS encoding EAL domain-containing protein, producing the protein MLETAADQRASTRAVALAATVALVAHLAAWLRLESGATTSLLAVPVVYTLAVVAALLLAHLLAGRARIVANDAHRWLSAGFLVTGGLVLAQGIAVAAAVRGPVVTPIDGAVGLYLLSQAAMPVFVAGALVVPRRARWRWGVAAGFALALVVAVRAPAPLDLPRLVDPAGSVTPLVPGLLAGLLLAQVAALAGWLWRTGARASRTELWIGVGLLLMVLDLAVAMGSSRLPEAAWWSWAVLRIAQFAVPAVGLLADDRRLLRLLHHHEGRLEEQFGEELRPTAPSAAAVPSLGRDRLVDILGAQRFSPVFQPIWSLTTGEVVALEALVRFDFDPAAPPDRVLAGAGRLGLRVELELSVTARALATAAGLAAPIEVSVNVSPDTVVDDRFAALVEDHPRLIVEVTEHDVVEDYGRLREALEGLRAGGCRIAIDDAGAGFSTLRHIVRLEPDLIKLDRSLTRDVDADPMRRALARCLVDFADETGTVLVAEGVERIDELLALQELGAHAVQGYLLGRPVPLSDAAPAGDTLPAAVRAALHPHPVGRS